One window of the Candidatus Methylomirabilota bacterium genome contains the following:
- a CDS encoding tripartite tricarboxylate transporter substrate binding protein, with amino-acid sequence MARVLGAAIVVLLVLAASVGAQEPYPTRPITIVVAFPPGGLADLTARPLAAALERILKQPVVVTNKPGAAGAVGNQYVATSKPDGYTLLMALVSVSTLPEVDKLFGRPHNYTIDQFVGIARINAEPSVITVRGDAPWKSLQDVVEDAKRRPGQIVHTSSGLYGASHVPFAMFLQSAGITMRHLPTTGGGPMMNALLGGHAEIVASVPTLVAPHLPAGKVRLLGHTGLGRLPAFPEVPSLKELGYAVEYAAWAGLVAPRATPPHILRIVGDAVRKAVKEPEVVTASQKLQTPIAYQDAEEFNAWWRKDAEKLAAVIKKIGKVEGSN; translated from the coding sequence ATGGCGCGAGTGCTGGGTGCGGCGATAGTGGTGCTCCTGGTCCTGGCCGCGAGCGTGGGGGCGCAGGAGCCCTATCCCACCCGCCCGATCACGATCGTGGTCGCGTTTCCGCCGGGGGGGCTGGCCGACCTCACGGCGCGCCCGCTGGCGGCGGCGCTCGAGCGCATCCTCAAGCAGCCTGTCGTCGTCACCAACAAGCCGGGGGCGGCCGGCGCCGTCGGCAACCAGTACGTGGCGACGAGCAAGCCCGACGGCTACACCCTGCTCATGGCCCTGGTGAGCGTCTCCACCTTGCCGGAGGTCGACAAGCTGTTCGGTCGGCCGCATAACTACACGATCGACCAGTTCGTGGGCATCGCCCGCATCAACGCCGAGCCCTCGGTGATCACCGTCCGCGGGGACGCTCCCTGGAAGAGTCTTCAAGATGTCGTCGAGGACGCCAAGCGGCGCCCCGGCCAGATCGTGCACACCTCGTCGGGCCTCTACGGCGCCTCGCACGTGCCCTTCGCCATGTTCTTGCAATCGGCGGGCATCACCATGCGGCATCTTCCCACCACCGGGGGAGGGCCGATGATGAACGCGCTGCTGGGTGGCCACGCCGAGATCGTCGCCAGCGTTCCCACGCTGGTCGCCCCGCACCTGCCGGCGGGCAAGGTGCGGCTGCTCGGTCACACCGGTCTCGGGCGCCTCCCCGCGTTCCCCGAGGTGCCTTCGCTGAAGGAGCTGGGCTACGCCGTCGAGTACGCCGCCTGGGCCGGGCTGGTGGCGCCCAGGGCGACGCCGCCGCACATCCTGAGAATCGTGGGCGACGCCGTGCGCAAGGCGGTCAAGGAGCCGGAGGTCGTCACCGCGAGCCAGAAGCTTCAGACGCCGATCGCCTACCAGGACGCCGAGGAGTTCAACGCCTGGTGGCGCAAGGACGCCGAGAAGCTGGCGGCCGTCATCAAGAAGATCGGCAAGGTCGAAGGCTCGAACTAG